The proteins below are encoded in one region of Ferruginibacter lapsinanis:
- a CDS encoding phosphoenolpyruvate carboxylase gives MSIESSRGLQQFKNAVGIKFQLYNSLFTSLPFHRIEKTGILLSLLLNMCEEGYKNKKSPTEIIDDFFTKHTTYTDPKDRLDLLFRFIQFTERQIVLFDALEDAAYKDVNDTSGVGTLKHLESEIIQHGKEEELTAKLKDFAVRLVLTAHPTQFYPDSVLGIINDLAKALKDNDTLQVNMYLQQLGKTPFFKKQKPTPYDEAISLIWFLENVFYSAAGKIISFLKSQFPQSIDNNNPIINMGFWPGGDRDGNPFVNADITLKVADALRGGIIKCYYLEVRRLKRRLTFRGVEALLTDLENEFYKNIFIPGQRTDLTKQYIIDKLTKVRETIIYETNGLFLHLIDHLINKVNVFGLHFASLDIRQESSVHNTVLEAIAEKSEALPKDYASLSIEKKMDVLTAIKNPVTEDIHFTNNVQEDTMDSIRAIKKIQEANGELGCNRYIISQCNSALNVLEVYGLFLLSGWDKKSLSVDIIPLFETVEDLHYAAEVMKTLYSNKVYAKHLKQRNSRQTIMLGFSDGTKDGGYFMANWGIYKAKEQLTAVSREYDIDVVFFDGRGGPPSRGGGKTHNFYASMGNNIANKEIQLTVQGQTISSNFGTIDAAQFNLEKLLHAGISNDLFNNRHVTLEQKDEALLQQLADESFAKYISLKSHPYFADYLSQVSPLKFYSETNIGSRPAKRTASAKLTLKDLRAIPYVGAWAQLKQNVTGYFGVGTALQAMEKKGKFNELKKLYKNSLFFKTLMDNCEMAMKKSFFPLTAYLADDPKYGEIWTTIYNEYLLTQQYVLKLSGKYELMGDFPVDNLSIAMRERIVLPILTIQQYAINNIRELDDKLISNSPLKPTYEKLVMRSSFGIINAGRNSA, from the coding sequence ATGAGTATTGAGTCATCAAGGGGTTTGCAGCAGTTTAAAAATGCCGTGGGCATTAAATTCCAGCTGTATAACAGTTTATTTACTTCTCTCCCGTTCCATCGTATTGAAAAAACGGGGATACTACTCTCTTTGCTGCTAAATATGTGCGAAGAAGGGTATAAAAACAAAAAAAGCCCTACAGAGATCATCGACGATTTCTTTACAAAACACACCACTTATACAGACCCGAAAGACAGGCTCGACCTGTTATTTCGTTTCATACAATTTACAGAAAGGCAGATAGTATTGTTTGATGCATTGGAAGATGCTGCCTATAAAGATGTTAATGACACCAGCGGTGTGGGTACTTTAAAACATCTTGAAAGCGAAATCATTCAACACGGTAAAGAAGAAGAATTAACTGCTAAATTAAAAGACTTTGCGGTAAGGCTGGTACTAACGGCCCACCCTACCCAGTTTTATCCCGATTCTGTTTTAGGTATCATCAACGACCTGGCAAAAGCGCTGAAAGACAATGATACCCTGCAGGTAAATATGTATCTGCAACAATTGGGCAAAACACCTTTCTTTAAAAAACAAAAACCTACCCCATACGATGAGGCCATCAGCCTGATATGGTTTTTAGAAAATGTATTTTATTCTGCTGCCGGGAAAATAATTTCTTTCTTAAAGAGTCAGTTTCCGCAGTCGATTGATAATAACAACCCTATCATCAACATGGGCTTTTGGCCCGGTGGCGACAGAGATGGTAACCCTTTTGTAAATGCTGATATCACTTTAAAAGTGGCTGATGCATTGAGAGGCGGTATCATCAAATGTTATTACCTCGAAGTTCGTCGTTTAAAACGCAGATTAACTTTCAGAGGAGTGGAAGCATTACTGACCGACCTGGAAAATGAATTTTATAAAAACATTTTCATTCCGGGACAACGGACGGATCTTACCAAACAATATATCATTGATAAACTGACCAAGGTAAGAGAGACCATTATTTATGAAACCAATGGCTTGTTCCTACACCTGATAGATCACCTGATCAATAAAGTAAATGTTTTCGGATTGCATTTTGCCTCCTTAGACATTCGCCAGGAAAGTTCCGTACACAACACCGTACTGGAAGCCATCGCTGAAAAGTCTGAAGCATTGCCAAAAGATTATGCTTCGCTGTCTATAGAGAAAAAGATGGATGTACTTACCGCCATCAAAAACCCTGTTACAGAAGATATTCATTTTACCAATAACGTACAGGAAGATACTATGGATAGCATCCGTGCTATTAAAAAGATACAGGAAGCCAATGGCGAACTGGGTTGCAACAGGTATATCATCAGCCAGTGCAACAGTGCACTGAATGTACTGGAAGTATACGGGCTGTTCTTATTAAGCGGCTGGGATAAAAAATCATTAAGTGTAGATATCATTCCTTTGTTTGAAACAGTGGAAGATCTGCATTATGCTGCTGAAGTAATGAAGACATTATACTCCAATAAAGTATATGCCAAACATTTAAAACAAAGAAATAGCCGCCAGACCATCATGTTGGGCTTTAGCGATGGAACCAAAGATGGTGGCTACTTTATGGCCAACTGGGGTATCTATAAAGCAAAAGAACAACTGACAGCTGTTTCCAGAGAATATGATATTGATGTAGTGTTCTTCGACGGTCGTGGTGGCCCACCATCAAGAGGCGGTGGTAAAACACATAATTTCTATGCATCAATGGGTAATAACATTGCCAACAAAGAAATTCAACTAACGGTACAGGGACAAACGATCAGTTCTAACTTCGGAACAATTGATGCCGCACAATTTAACCTGGAAAAATTATTGCATGCCGGTATCTCTAACGATCTTTTCAATAACCGACACGTTACGTTAGAGCAAAAAGACGAAGCATTGTTACAACAACTGGCAGATGAAAGTTTTGCTAAATATATTTCGCTGAAGAGCCATCCTTATTTTGCAGATTATTTATCGCAGGTAAGTCCGCTGAAATTTTACAGCGAAACCAATATCGGCAGCCGTCCTGCAAAACGTACGGCTTCTGCAAAACTTACACTGAAAGATCTTCGTGCTATTCCTTATGTAGGTGCATGGGCACAGTTAAAGCAAAATGTAACGGGTTATTTTGGTGTGGGTACTGCCCTGCAGGCAATGGAGAAAAAAGGTAAATTCAACGAATTAAAGAAACTATACAAAAACTCTTTGTTCTTTAAAACATTGATGGATAACTGTGAGATGGCGATGAAGAAAAGTTTCTTTCCGTTAACGGCATACCTTGCAGATGACCCTAAGTACGGTGAAATATGGACCACCATTTACAATGAGTATTTATTAACGCAGCAATACGTGTTAAAACTTTCGGGCAAATATGAATTGATGGGAGATTTTCCTGTAGACAATTTATCGATCGCTATGAGAGAAAGAATTGTATTACCGATATTGACCATTCAACAATACGCCATTAATAATATCAGGGAGCTGGATGATAAACTGATATCCAACTCACCGCTGAAACCCACTTACGAAAAGCTGGTAATGCGTTCTTCGTTTGGTATCATTAATGCCGGAAGAAATTCTGCGTAA